Genomic window (Ruminococcus flavefaciens AE3010):
CTCGGTCACTATCAACAACATTGAGGGTAAGGATACTGAGATCGCTGTAAACAAGGGCGCAGCTCAGGGCTATGTGGACGCCCTCAGAAGCATCGCTGACGAGCTGGGCGTTGAGGATGACATCACACTCTCAAAGCTTATGAAGCTCCCTGATATCTTCAATATACAGAAAACTCCCGACGATGAGGAGCAGGTGTGGGAGGACGTTTCCGCAGTTGCCTCCGAGGCTATCCGCCGCTTCGTTGAAATGAGACAGGTGGAGGGCGAACGCCTTAAAGCCGATGTTACCGAAAAGGCTGAGGGTATCCTCGCTATGGTATCAAAGGTGGAGGAGCTCTCTCCCAAGACAGTTGAAAATTACAGGAACAGGCTGTACAAGAAGCTCAGCGAGGTACTTGAGGGCAAGGATATCGACGACCAGAGAGTCGTTACCGAAGCAGCTGTATTCGCTGAGAAGATAGCAGTCGACGAGGAGACTGTACGTCTCAGGAGCCATATCGCTCAGCTGGAAACTATGCTGGCAAGTGACGAGGCTGTGGGCAGAAAGCTGGACTTCATCGTGCAGGAAATGAACCGCGAGGTAAATACCATCGGCTCAAAAGCTCAGGATCTCAACGTCACAAAGGTAGTTGTTGATATGAAGGCTGAGATCGAGAAGATACGCGAGCAGATACAGAACATCGAATAAGACTATGAAGCTGATAAATATTGGTTACGGAAATATGGTGTCGGCAGACAGGATAGTTACTATTGTAAGTCCCGAGTCTGCTCCCATAAAGCGCCTCGTTCAGGAGGCACGCGACGACGGCAGAGCCGTTGACGCAACTTACGGACGCAAAACAAGAGCCGTCATGATAATGGACAGCGGTCACATTATCCTGTCCTCGCTTATCACGGACACTCTTGCGGCAAGAATAAACGGTTCGGGAGGTTCCGACGAAGATGAATAAAGGCAGACTTATAGTTTTTTCCGCGCCGT
Coding sequences:
- a CDS encoding YicC/YloC family endoribonuclease, coding for MLRSMTGYGRAQQILNGRDILVEIRSVNHRYYEYSSRVPRTYSYIDEKLKALLKTGISRGKVEISVTINNIEGKDTEIAVNKGAAQGYVDALRSIADELGVEDDITLSKLMKLPDIFNIQKTPDDEEQVWEDVSAVASEAIRRFVEMRQVEGERLKADVTEKAEGILAMVSKVEELSPKTVENYRNRLYKKLSEVLEGKDIDDQRVVTEAAVFAEKIAVDEETVRLRSHIAQLETMLASDEAVGRKLDFIVQEMNREVNTIGSKAQDLNVTKVVVDMKAEIEKIREQIQNIE
- a CDS encoding DUF370 domain-containing protein → MKLINIGYGNMVSADRIVTIVSPESAPIKRLVQEARDDGRAVDATYGRKTRAVMIMDSGHIILSSLITDTLAARINGSGGSDEDE